One window of the Dreissena polymorpha isolate Duluth1 chromosome 5, UMN_Dpol_1.0, whole genome shotgun sequence genome contains the following:
- the LOC127832650 gene encoding solute carrier family 35 member E2A-like, whose protein sequence is MLKKSDVEMALDKAKMMAATDSIIIKDSSLTDEEKKGLMNPRALLFLAIWYFFSFCTLFLNKYVLTTLKGDPTLLGAMQMVMTTCLGFLQMYMPLGFYSNIKRNGKPPNFWRNMIIVGTMRFSNIVLGLVALKFVAVSFTETVKSSAPMFTVAIAYMMLGEHSGFFTILSLIPIMFGLGLCSSYELSFKIEGFAAALAANITECLQNVYSKMLISSAKYRYNPAELQFFTSISSVLVQIPACFLMIDFQNARNTMDLTILAAFILNGACFHFQSISEYVLMSYIPPVTHSVANTVKRAFLIWLSIIVFGNPVTFLSGLGTVIVTIGVLCYTKAKQIDTTKGALKFTRDEEISVNGSTKVTSDFKLKKLETKP, encoded by the exons ATGCTTAAGAAAAGTGATGTGGAAATGGCACTGGATAAGGCCAAAATGATGGCTGCAACTGATAGCATCATCATTAAGGACAGCAGTCTGACCGATGAGGAGAAGAAGGGACTGATGAACCCTCGGGCACTTCTATTCCTTGCCATCTGGTACTTCTTCAGCTTCTGTACTCTGTTTCTGAACAAGTACGTCCTTACTACGCTGAAGGGGGATCCCACTCTGCTCG GTGCTATGCAGATGGTGATGACAACTTGTCTGGGCTTTCTGCAGATGTACATGCCTCTTGGTTTCTATAGTAACATCAAGAGGAATGGAAAGCCACCAAATTTCTGGAGGAACATGATCATTGTTGGAACCATGAG GTTTTCAAACATAGTGCTGGGACTGGTAGCTCTGAAGTTTGTAGCAGTGTCTTTCACAGAAACAGTGAAAAGTTCCGCACCAATGTTTACAGTGGCTATAGCCTACATGATGCTGGGGGAACATTCTGGTTTCTTTACCATTCTTAGTCTGATCCCCATCATGTTTGGTCTGGGACTTTGCTCATCGTATgaattgagttttaaaattgaagggtttgcagcagcactggcagcaaATATAACAGAATG tttacaaaatgtatattcCAAGATGCTGATAAGTAGTGCCAAGTACAGATACAA TCCAGCAGAGTTACAGTTCTTTACAAGCATTTCATCTGTGCTCGTACAAATCCCTGCCTGCTTTCTCATGATCGATTTCCAGAATGCAAGAAACACAATGGACCTTACCATCTTGGCAGCGTTCATCTTAAATGGAGCCTGTTTCCACTTCCAAAGCATATCTGAATATGTGTTAATGAGCTACATACCTCCTGTTACTCATAG TGTTGCCAATACGGTGAAGAGAGCTTTCCTCATCTGGTTATCCATCATAGTGTTTGGTAACCCTGTGACTTTCCTCAGTGGACTGGGAACAGTCATAGTCACCATTGGAGTTCTTTGTTACACGAAAGCAAAACAGATTGACACTACTAAAGGGGCCTTAAAATTCACACGTGATGAAGAAATCAGTGTAAATGGATCTACAAAAGTTACATCAGATTTCAAGTTGAAGAAATTGGAAACAAAGCCTTGA